One Natator depressus isolate rNatDep1 chromosome 3, rNatDep2.hap1, whole genome shotgun sequence DNA segment encodes these proteins:
- the LOC141984118 gene encoding taste receptor type 2 member 7-like, which produces MFPAIIIGLIVLGIEFITGIIANRLMIVVKCSEWIRSRKLTCCDMILTSLGISTFFLQCTIIINGTVFQLSQDMNEQCAMSRTMAVVWTFLNTLSLWFATWLSVFYCMKIANFSQPLFLCLKRRISGLMPQLLMGSFLVSLVTCLPSVNAIDRKNINNSMNNLSETTTGECQYVVDLSSSFFVLSMLGYSSPFIIFMISSILLIISLWRHSKMMEKTTSSSRGTITEAHVRAIKGLVSFIFFYISYFMALILAELFTNISPYLISLLAVIMGAYPSGHSVILILGNPKLKRVAVRAFPLLGAG; this is translated from the coding sequence ATGTTTCCTGCAATTATTATTGGTTTGATCGTTTTAGGAATTGAGTTTATTACAGGCATTATAGCAAACAGATTGATGATCGTTGTGAAGTGCAGTGAGTGGATCAGAAGCAGAAAACTGACCTGTTGTGACATGATCCTGACTAGCCTGGGCATCTCCACATTTTTCCTACAGTGCACGATAATCATTAATGGTACCGTCTTTCAATTATCGCAAGATATGAATGAACAGTGTGCTATGTCGAGAACAATGGCTGTTGTCTGGACGTTTCTAAATACTCTCAGTCTATGGTTTGCTACCTGGCTCAGTGTCTTCTACTGCATGAAGATTGCCAACTTCAGCCAACCTCTCTTCCTCTGCTTGAAGCGGAGAATATCAGGGCTAATGCCACAGCTACTCATGGGATCCTTTCTGGTCTCCTTGGTCACCTGTCTCCCTTCGGTTAATGCCATAGACAGAAAGAACATAAACAATTCAATGAATAATCTGTCAGAAACCACCACCGGCGAATGTCAATATGTGGTTGATTTATCTTCTAGTTTCTTTGTTTTGTCCATGCTTGGATATTCCTCTCCCTTCATTATATTTATGATTTCCTCCATACTGTTAATCATTTCTCTGTGGAGACACAGCAAGATGATGGAAAAAACCACAAGCAGCTCCAGGGGCACCATTACTGAGGCTCATGTCAGAGCAATTAAAGGACTGGTCTCTTTCATCTTCTTCTATATTTCTTATTTTATGGCACTAATATTGGCAGAATTATTTACTAACATCAGCCCCTATTTGATATCGTTGTTGGCAGTGATAATGGGTGCTTATCCCTCTGGGCACTCTGTTATCCTAATTCTGGGTAATCCCAAACTGAAGAGAGTAGCAGTGAGGGCTTTCCCTTTGCTGGGTGCAGGCTGA